The Iamia sp. SCSIO 61187 genomic sequence GTCCAAGGCTCTCTCGGGCACCGAGGCGCCTATGTCGGCCTCGACCTCCTCGCTGGCGGAGGCGAGTTCTGCTGGGACCCGTTCGAGGCCTACGCCGCCGGGCTCGTCACCAACCCCAACGGCTGGGTGCTGGGAGAGCCTGGCAACGGCAAGTCCGCCCTCGTGAAGTGCCTGCTGTGGCGCCAGGCCGCCGTCTACGGCACTGGCAATGCCGGCCGGTGGATGGCGATCGCCGACCCGAAAGGGGAGTACGCATCCCTGGCCGAGCACCTCGGCCTCACCACGGTGAAACTGAGCCCCGGTGGCACCGCCACCATCAACCCGCTCGCTCCCGGCCCGGCCGCAGCGCACGAACCCGAGGACCGCCAGGTCCTGCGCCGCGCCGAGATGTGCACCGCGCTCGTCGCGACGGTCCTCGAGCGCAGCCTCACCCAACTCGAGGACGCCGTCGTCTTCGCCGCGGTCGAGCAGCTCACCGCTGCACCCCTCACCGAACCCACGCTGACCGATGTCGCTCACCTCGTCGCCGATCCGACGGAAGGTATGGCGGCGCGGCTCCGTTCCCACGATCGTGACCTTGCTGCAGAGACCAGCAACGTCGCCTACGCCCTCGACAAGCTCCTGTCCAGGTCGTTGCGAGGCATGTTCGACGGGCGCTCCACGGTGCCTCTGCGCTGGGACGGACCGGGTGTCGTCCTCGACCTCTCTGCGGTGCCGCTGGACTCCGAAGCCCTCCCGCTGGTCATGGTCGCCACCGCCGGCTGGTTCCAGCAGCTCATGGCCTGCCCTGGCCCACAACGCATCCAGGTCCTCGACGAGGCGTGGGCGCTGCTCGGCAACCGCCACACAGCCGGCTACCTCCAGACCTGCTTCAAGCTCGGACGGACCTACGGCGTCGCCAACCTCTGCATCACCCACCGGGCCTCTGACCTCGTCGCCCAGGCTGACGACGGCACTGCGACCAGCAAGATCGCCGCCGGGCTCCTCGCCGACTCGGCCACCAAGATCATCTTGCGCCAGGCCCCCGACCAGCTCGACGCAGCCGTCACCCACTTCGGCCTCACCGAACCTGAGGCGTCGATCGTCGGACAACTCACCCGCGGCCGGGCGCTGTGG encodes the following:
- a CDS encoding VirB4 family type IV secretion system protein, with product MTRSSLRLAYHRGTTAHVASIYPFSVQGSLGHRGAYVGLDLLAGGGEFCWDPFEAYAAGLVTNPNGWVLGEPGNGKSALVKCLLWRQAAVYGTGNAGRWMAIADPKGEYASLAEHLGLTTVKLSPGGTATINPLAPGPAAAHEPEDRQVLRRAEMCTALVATVLERSLTQLEDAVVFAAVEQLTAAPLTEPTLTDVAHLVADPTEGMAARLRSHDRDLAAETSNVAYALDKLLSRSLRGMFDGRSTVPLRWDGPGVVLDLSAVPLDSEALPLVMVATAGWFQQLMACPGPQRIQVLDEAWALLGNRHTAGYLQTCFKLGRTYGVANLCITHRASDLVAQADDGTATSKIAAGLLADSATKIILRQAPDQLDAAVTHFGLTEPEASIVGQLTRGRALWKLGGRTAVVHHVLGPSEAAICDTDARMNARPADEVEAA